The Sediminispirochaeta smaragdinae DSM 11293 genome has a segment encoding these proteins:
- a CDS encoding ABC transporter substrate-binding protein, which yields MKRKSLSACLLVLSLLLLGTVGIGASGSQEKDVASEKGGPIEITFWSLFTGGDGEFFDAMVDEFNRTHDDIVMTTDTVKFDNYYTKLTTALTSQNAPDVVVIHRSKLLNYVPSGTLYPLDDVLKSVNAPMDDFIPAALEPCTFDGKIYSLPLDVHALIMYYNKDLFRQAGIAKVPVTYEEFVAAAKKVQDKTGAMGAAIDNTTATYKAYTLTRLFMSFMEQQGGSVLTEDLSAADFNNEMGEKALQALVDMVRKYGITESGLDYDSSVAAFKLGKAAIHINGVWATGSFEKQEGLDFAAVPLPAMLGKPAAWSGSHTLAIPAKKEMSNEKLAAAVEFMLWMTERGDLWAKAGHIPIRKSVSDNPDFQSLPHRKDYAAAAASSFAAPRTVAWDEIYNNLSDSLELAVASGQDVKTALAEMEKMVNSIIASY from the coding sequence ATGAAGAGAAAAAGCTTGTCGGCATGTCTGCTTGTACTGTCGCTGCTTCTTCTGGGTACTGTCGGCATAGGCGCGTCCGGTAGTCAGGAGAAAGATGTTGCGTCTGAAAAAGGGGGCCCGATTGAAATCACTTTCTGGTCTCTGTTCACCGGTGGTGACGGTGAGTTTTTCGACGCCATGGTTGATGAGTTCAACCGGACCCATGATGATATCGTTATGACAACCGATACCGTTAAGTTTGATAATTATTATACCAAACTTACAACTGCATTAACATCACAGAATGCTCCGGATGTAGTCGTAATTCACAGAAGCAAACTTCTGAACTACGTACCTAGTGGAACATTATATCCGCTTGACGATGTACTGAAAAGTGTAAACGCTCCCATGGATGATTTTATTCCCGCAGCACTGGAGCCCTGCACGTTCGACGGAAAGATCTATTCGCTTCCGCTGGATGTGCATGCTCTAATCATGTACTACAATAAAGACCTTTTCAGACAGGCCGGTATAGCCAAGGTGCCCGTCACCTATGAGGAATTTGTTGCGGCGGCTAAAAAGGTTCAGGACAAAACAGGGGCCATGGGTGCCGCTATCGATAATACTACTGCAACCTATAAGGCCTATACCCTTACCAGGCTGTTCATGTCGTTCATGGAGCAGCAGGGCGGAAGCGTGCTGACAGAAGATCTTTCCGCTGCCGATTTCAACAACGAAATGGGTGAGAAGGCGCTTCAAGCCCTTGTCGACATGGTCCGTAAATACGGGATAACGGAAAGCGGTCTGGATTATGATTCGTCCGTCGCCGCATTCAAACTCGGAAAAGCCGCAATTCATATTAACGGCGTCTGGGCTACCGGCTCATTCGAGAAGCAGGAAGGATTGGATTTTGCTGCGGTACCGCTGCCGGCAATGCTGGGAAAACCCGCCGCATGGTCCGGATCCCATACGCTTGCTATTCCAGCTAAAAAGGAAATGAGCAATGAGAAACTGGCGGCCGCCGTCGAGTTCATGCTGTGGATGACCGAGAGGGGAGACCTCTGGGCGAAGGCTGGCCATATTCCCATCAGGAAATCCGTCTCAGACAACCCCGATTTTCAGTCTCTCCCCCACAGAAAGGATTATGCAGCTGCCGCCGCATCATCTTTCGCTGCTCCGAGGACAGTCGCATGGGACGAGATCTACAACAACCTTTCCGACTCTCTGGAGCTGGCCGTTGCATCCGGACAGGATGTAAAAACGGCTCTTGCCGAGATGGAAAAAATGGTCAACTCAATTATCGCTTCTTATTGA
- a CDS encoding NADase-type glycan-binding domain-containing protein, with amino-acid sequence MNCIDICKRIIKVVLIFLTIIPPYLFSEDFFSQDTLHEYREIGVYGDVPLLFKVEDGIVWLKVDYENRFDSLKANDIEIDKDGFSYASVFNREISILYGSRFFLFMNDMSSYFGHGIKGIGTFYGTDFSGATRAIYNKTLIRNIESTSSLKEDSILYDTKLLNKYLGYFTYMSHPEMAQVFNQNAHPWVEGVDGPGIGEQLIISFTEPSNDIVVLNGFVDRNRKYLFKANNRVKTAIIRSADSGEPFEFEYQFEDMVRFDEIRFPRPAEKVVFEIKDVYPGEKWDDTCISAVLTREPDPYIGTNTSPAPPAVSEPQVFGPETR; translated from the coding sequence GTGAACTGTATAGACATATGTAAGCGTATTATTAAGGTTGTATTGATTTTTTTAACAATTATACCTCCTTATCTTTTTTCGGAAGATTTTTTTTCTCAAGATACATTGCATGAATATAGAGAAATCGGAGTTTATGGTGATGTTCCTCTTTTGTTTAAAGTTGAAGATGGAATCGTTTGGTTAAAGGTTGATTATGAAAATAGATTTGATTCTTTAAAAGCGAATGATATTGAAATAGATAAGGATGGTTTCTCATATGCAAGTGTGTTTAACCGGGAAATCAGTATTTTATATGGAAGTCGTTTTTTTCTCTTTATGAATGATATGAGTAGCTATTTTGGGCATGGGATAAAAGGGATTGGTACATTTTATGGAACTGATTTCTCAGGAGCAACACGTGCTATTTATAATAAGACTTTGATTCGAAATATTGAATCTACTTCTTCTTTGAAAGAAGATTCAATATTGTATGATACTAAACTATTAAATAAGTATCTCGGTTATTTTACCTATATGTCTCATCCCGAGATGGCCCAAGTTTTCAATCAAAACGCCCATCCCTGGGTAGAAGGCGTTGATGGCCCGGGAATAGGCGAGCAGCTTATAATTTCTTTCACTGAGCCCAGCAATGATATTGTTGTTCTTAATGGATTTGTTGACAGAAACAGGAAGTATTTATTCAAAGCAAATAACCGTGTTAAAACAGCGATTATTCGTTCTGCTGATTCCGGAGAACCGTTTGAGTTTGAATATCAATTCGAGGATATGGTCAGGTTTGATGAGATTCGATTTCCCCGACCAGCCGAAAAGGTAGTTTTTGAAATCAAGGATGTGTACCCTGGTGAGAAATGGGATGATACCTGCATAAGTGCCGTCTTAACTCGTGAGCCTGATCCTTATATCGGCACAAATACATCACCGGCACCTCCTGCTGTTTCTGAACCGCAAGTTTTCGGTCCAGAAACTCGCTGA
- a CDS encoding leucine-rich repeat domain-containing protein has protein sequence MRLQTNLIMSLLATFVLCACQNSRVEQETVSVPEKAGTIVNVEQEKVSESVVSRPSTLEEIAKATGAHWINEYKGIYMNSRRRDRVGYNVESFDMQMLASLPESELSRIKNFSVRGTELIGWDEFDLSLLKNLEELDIDYTNVTHIRGLDETAVWRVSLGDVPLRGISTISGLKKAEEIWIRSTEAIDRLPDLSKLTEMYRLSIQANPLKSLDGIESLQRPVGLVLGMVNDISALEDVNPEDLAIVMFPEYQEEQPEIVEKIKEMGFEIYEDVD, from the coding sequence ATGAGGTTACAAACAAACCTGATTATGAGCCTATTAGCTACGTTTGTTCTATGTGCATGTCAAAATTCCAGGGTTGAACAGGAGACGGTAAGTGTTCCTGAAAAAGCAGGTACTATTGTCAACGTGGAACAGGAGAAAGTGTCCGAATCAGTAGTATCTCGACCAAGTACACTGGAAGAGATCGCGAAGGCTACTGGAGCACACTGGATAAACGAGTATAAGGGTATATATATGAACAGCAGGCGACGCGACAGAGTAGGCTACAATGTCGAATCTTTTGATATGCAAATGCTGGCATCTCTTCCTGAAAGCGAACTCAGTCGGATAAAGAATTTTTCAGTACGTGGAACGGAACTTATTGGGTGGGATGAGTTTGACTTGTCGCTTCTGAAGAATCTGGAAGAGTTAGACATTGATTATACGAACGTCACTCATATACGAGGGCTTGATGAAACAGCAGTTTGGCGAGTGAGTTTAGGAGATGTGCCGTTGAGAGGCATTTCGACGATCTCCGGATTAAAAAAGGCTGAGGAGATATGGATTCGGAGTACGGAAGCGATTGACCGTCTACCGGATTTGTCGAAACTGACGGAGATGTACAGGCTTTCGATCCAAGCGAATCCGCTGAAATCGCTTGATGGTATAGAGAGCCTCCAAAGGCCGGTGGGACTGGTATTAGGGATGGTCAATGACATATCAGCCCTTGAAGATGTCAATCCAGAAGATTTGGCTATTGTGATGTTTCCGGAATATCAGGAAGAGCAACCTGAAATCGTGGAGAAGATCAAAGAGATGGGATTTGAGATATATGAAGATGTTGATTAG
- a CDS encoding carbohydrate ABC transporter permease, with protein sequence MAIPGNKDTRDGVLFSLPFVLIYLFLLVFPIIFGLYISFYKWDILSSRKFIGLGNYISLFKDKTFYTSLWHTFQFVFITTPILMVAGFVMALFVNSKSPLRGAGENIFFIPYVLSITVIGTLWAWLFQKNYGLFNQLFMLLGHAKVGWLTDPQKAMWSVSAATIWWTAGFNMILFSAGMKQISAEVYESARIDGAGYFRILKDITIPLLRPTIVLCLLLQIIASFKVFGQVYVMTGGGPYGKTRVLIQYIYENGFTYFKMGYSSAMAYVLFLLIMVISVVYYKIMGREK encoded by the coding sequence ATGGCAATTCCCGGCAATAAAGACACCAGGGACGGAGTTCTGTTTTCTCTACCCTTTGTTCTGATATACCTGTTTCTGCTTGTATTTCCAATTATTTTCGGACTTTACATCAGTTTCTATAAATGGGACATCCTTTCCAGCAGAAAATTCATCGGTCTCGGAAACTATATAAGTCTATTCAAGGACAAGACCTTTTATACATCGCTGTGGCATACCTTCCAGTTTGTTTTTATTACAACACCGATTCTTATGGTTGCAGGTTTTGTGATGGCGCTTTTCGTTAATTCCAAATCGCCGCTGAGAGGAGCGGGGGAGAATATCTTTTTTATACCCTACGTTTTGTCGATAACGGTTATCGGTACGCTTTGGGCATGGCTGTTTCAAAAGAACTACGGCCTGTTCAACCAGCTTTTCATGCTTTTGGGTCACGCCAAGGTCGGATGGCTTACCGATCCACAAAAGGCCATGTGGTCCGTCTCGGCGGCCACTATATGGTGGACGGCCGGTTTCAACATGATCCTGTTCTCCGCCGGAATGAAACAGATATCTGCCGAGGTTTACGAATCGGCCCGAATAGACGGGGCCGGATATTTCCGCATTCTCAAGGACATAACGATCCCGCTGTTGCGGCCTACGATAGTTCTTTGCCTGCTTCTCCAGATAATAGCCTCGTTCAAGGTTTTCGGGCAGGTCTACGTAATGACGGGAGGAGGGCCTTACGGTAAAACCCGGGTCCTAATTCAGTATATCTATGAAAACGGGTTCACCTATTTCAAGATGGGGTACTCCTCGGCAATGGCCTACGTTCTCTTTCTGCTCATAATGGTGATTTCAGTTGTCTATTACAAGATAATGGGGAGAGAGAAATGA
- a CDS encoding endonuclease/exonuclease/phosphatase family protein — protein sequence MQTPFRFSLCTCNIWNTEKWEQRKVALEDFLVRFNPDICCFQEIREETMRFLDEAMPFHARVEDDFNGWRNEGNIYYRKDLFRETGHTELFLDMPEPDRRLFILDLECLADGRKFQVCTVHLTHQNNRDEQDTGTSYRHEEALKIARWLKNRKSDAPPLLLCGDFNDPWHPSRILAEAGLNDVFYELGLLQPPTFPNPALSEEIYMNETIDRIMYGGGPLPVLASVVDFHGSGASCGVSDHKPVVAVFEF from the coding sequence ATGCAAACACCGTTCAGGTTCAGTTTATGCACATGCAATATATGGAACACCGAAAAATGGGAACAGAGAAAGGTTGCACTGGAAGATTTTCTGGTAAGGTTTAATCCCGATATATGCTGTTTTCAGGAAATACGGGAGGAAACCATGCGTTTTCTGGACGAAGCTATGCCTTTTCATGCCAGGGTTGAAGATGATTTCAACGGCTGGCGGAATGAAGGGAACATTTATTATAGAAAGGATCTCTTTCGGGAAACGGGACATACCGAACTCTTTCTGGATATGCCGGAACCTGATCGCAGGCTATTCATACTTGATCTTGAATGCCTTGCAGACGGCAGGAAATTCCAGGTTTGTACGGTCCACCTAACCCATCAGAATAACAGGGACGAACAGGATACAGGAACTTCCTACAGGCATGAAGAGGCTTTGAAGATTGCGCGCTGGCTTAAAAACCGCAAGTCGGATGCTCCACCGCTTTTACTTTGCGGCGATTTTAACGATCCGTGGCACCCTTCAAGGATACTGGCTGAGGCCGGTCTCAATGATGTTTTTTACGAACTTGGCCTTCTTCAGCCTCCGACCTTTCCGAACCCCGCGCTGTCTGAAGAGATCTACATGAACGAGACGATAGACCGTATAATGTACGGCGGAGGGCCTCTGCCGGTTCTTGCTTCGGTTGTTGATTTCCATGGAAGCGGGGCGAGCTGCGGGGTATCCGATCACAAACCGGTCGTTGCCGTATTTGAGTTTTAA
- a CDS encoding carbohydrate ABC transporter permease, whose protein sequence is MKKKILFIVALVVLVLWIFPLVWLVITSLKLEEDVLTDVFSIFPKRPTLQNYAKAFSSTYILKWLWNSTVVSVATMILTLAVDAPIAYAMAKIKFRGRQILFWFVMAGMMIPFQVIIIPLYLQFNSYGLVNTLSAAILPRLALPIGIFILKQFFEGIPDELEEAAFIDGSGRGRIFTTIILPLGKSALATVMILSFINAWNDFLWPLIAISDTAKYTITVGIANFQGVHGTDYSLIMSGAVIASVPQFVFYFIFRKKIVEGIAMTGIKG, encoded by the coding sequence ATGAAAAAGAAGATTCTGTTCATTGTCGCTCTTGTTGTTCTTGTGCTATGGATCTTTCCGCTTGTCTGGCTTGTAATAACCTCGCTTAAGCTGGAGGAGGATGTCCTTACTGACGTATTCAGCATTTTCCCCAAACGCCCGACCCTGCAGAACTATGCAAAGGCGTTTTCTTCAACCTATATACTTAAATGGCTCTGGAATTCCACGGTTGTTTCTGTGGCGACGATGATTCTTACGCTTGCCGTAGATGCGCCCATCGCATATGCAATGGCAAAGATCAAGTTTCGTGGAAGGCAGATCCTTTTCTGGTTCGTAATGGCCGGAATGATGATCCCCTTCCAGGTCATCATAATACCGCTGTATCTACAGTTCAACAGCTACGGACTTGTTAATACGCTTTCCGCAGCCATTTTGCCAAGGCTTGCACTTCCTATCGGGATATTTATTCTTAAGCAGTTTTTCGAGGGGATCCCGGATGAATTGGAGGAAGCAGCATTTATAGACGGAAGCGGCAGGGGGCGTATTTTCACGACTATCATATTACCGCTTGGGAAATCCGCGCTGGCTACTGTCATGATCCTGTCTTTCATAAATGCATGGAACGATTTTCTCTGGCCGCTTATAGCAATATCCGATACGGCAAAATACACAATTACCGTCGGTATCGCCAACTTTCAGGGAGTCCACGGTACGGATTATTCGTTGATCATGTCAGGGGCTGTAATCGCGTCCGTACCACAGTTTGTTTTCTACTTCATTTTCAGAAAGAAGATTGTTGAAGGAATTGCAATGACGGGGATCAAGGGGTAG
- a CDS encoding NADase-type glycan-binding domain-containing protein produces MVKVLRALILLILLQLFRFPLCAEDWMSEVYNSFVDPKTIDMGCIEDVLFSRDGKNILMEYHYNGVTEKTEIFPIESMMLDEETGFIEFAIEGSMMYVILGNEYILVFDKDMSTGEYASVNGFEIGMVRENRIHRWRENYEDSLQYYAPPYLDRSSYSISKKSITTSGSYSEVLGGQRVNYDGKYIFDFMLFGHPYYKTYYNPIAYPWVEDSAGYGEWIEIDSEVPKEKFYVLNGFVDPTRPHLYRLNSRVKRASVIGTTEEGEEIEQEIQFEDFVYFKTIVFPKPVKTMRLIIRSVYPGAKWKDTAISALMLPVDWE; encoded by the coding sequence ATGGTTAAAGTATTACGGGCATTGATCCTGCTCATTCTGTTGCAGTTGTTTCGGTTTCCCCTGTGTGCTGAGGATTGGATGAGTGAAGTATATAACTCGTTCGTTGATCCAAAGACGATAGATATGGGATGTATTGAAGATGTGTTATTTTCACGTGATGGAAAAAATATTTTGATGGAATATCACTATAACGGAGTAACGGAGAAAACAGAGATTTTTCCTATTGAGAGCATGATGCTTGATGAAGAAACAGGATTTATTGAGTTTGCTATCGAAGGTAGCATGATGTATGTTATTCTTGGGAATGAATATATTCTGGTGTTTGATAAGGACATGAGCACTGGGGAGTATGCTTCCGTTAATGGCTTTGAGATAGGAATGGTGAGAGAAAATCGTATTCATAGATGGAGGGAAAATTATGAGGATTCATTGCAGTATTATGCGCCTCCGTATCTTGATAGGTCATCCTATTCTATTAGCAAAAAGAGCATAACGACAAGCGGTTCTTACTCAGAAGTGTTGGGAGGGCAGCGGGTCAACTATGATGGGAAATACATCTTTGACTTTATGCTGTTCGGTCACCCATATTATAAGACGTATTATAATCCGATTGCATATCCGTGGGTAGAGGACAGTGCTGGGTATGGGGAATGGATAGAGATAGATAGCGAGGTACCCAAGGAGAAATTTTATGTCCTGAACGGATTTGTCGACCCGACAAGACCGCATTTATACCGGCTCAATAGCAGGGTAAAAAGAGCAAGTGTTATAGGGACAACTGAAGAGGGAGAAGAGATAGAGCAAGAAATTCAATTTGAGGATTTCGTCTATTTCAAGACGATTGTTTTTCCAAAACCGGTAAAAACGATGAGGCTGATTATTAGGAGTGTGTATCCTGGAGCAAAATGGAAAGACACTGCTATCTCGGCACTTATGCTTCCCGTTGATTGGGAGTAA
- a CDS encoding glycoside hydrolase family protein, translated as MYIACKNKLELFHVDPLLEKCSIEYGIKKDGDSTAPLTLEYEKGRATAVFEFCSITDEFSLNGRVLRIDRTWILERNAAWNLETDLNIRMDGAEFFIPSVLYRGNNRGKGCFPKGSEAAGWAYSEERTPLPCCLVVYNDHEKLVFFTGPATEEHDTAGRSVVSKEGLIKIRTVVPGSEGPFSYTGKKALSSGHNAGSFTVCSPEKGLPYIYSRSFYLVFPEEKSDIFAAYRECLEYSDVFFNPVRSTACGMQWSAYLDGKIRNLLYLTEYDKRSGLAYVRMGRDNGPLQEIYEYTAASFLVKSLEGAWIYARLAGRMNRPEFLSCAEGIGRFFLRGEVLPGVHQDCRDLRNGEWGGYLGISENDEYRNLVNARCNGESMSGYIKLYESLLKQGRSVPEFLQLPLRVADFYIDNQLRGDSDGSFGRWWSTDGKPVNPLGTNGAYIVSFLLLLEPYYKDSQRLNDAVDRAARYYAGLADSGDFFGDTLDADAYDKESGVSLLSMFLDLYERDGARKWLDYAVKAADYILTWVWQYDIVFPAGTPLAEAEFRTTGMTSVSVAHHHLDFYGMSIGYDFLRLWEASGTDIYRKNALMMINACRQLAGEGLRGSPAAAGADGWQPEQINHTNWDYFNRVDRSKGFYDICIAWVTVLGLGAWLKIEKRFPEVFRETRED; from the coding sequence ATGTACATAGCGTGCAAGAACAAGCTGGAACTCTTTCATGTAGATCCTCTGCTGGAAAAATGTTCCATAGAGTATGGAATTAAAAAAGACGGCGATTCTACCGCACCGTTGACGCTTGAATATGAGAAAGGCAGGGCTACCGCCGTTTTCGAATTCTGTTCGATTACGGATGAATTTTCTTTAAACGGCCGAGTTCTCAGAATCGACAGAACCTGGATTCTTGAACGGAATGCAGCCTGGAATCTCGAAACGGATTTGAATATCCGCATGGACGGAGCGGAGTTTTTTATTCCCTCGGTCCTTTACCGAGGAAATAACCGCGGCAAAGGTTGCTTTCCGAAAGGCTCCGAAGCCGCAGGATGGGCCTATTCAGAGGAACGGACACCGCTGCCGTGCTGCCTTGTTGTTTACAATGATCATGAAAAGCTTGTTTTTTTTACCGGGCCGGCAACTGAAGAGCATGATACGGCTGGAAGATCGGTAGTCAGCAAAGAAGGGTTGATAAAGATCCGGACGGTTGTGCCGGGCAGCGAAGGCCCTTTCAGTTATACCGGAAAAAAGGCCCTTTCCTCCGGACACAATGCCGGATCATTTACGGTCTGTTCTCCAGAGAAGGGGCTGCCGTATATCTACTCAAGATCATTTTACCTTGTCTTTCCAGAAGAAAAGAGCGATATTTTCGCTGCGTACCGGGAATGTTTGGAATATTCGGATGTCTTTTTTAATCCTGTTCGGAGTACCGCTTGCGGAATGCAATGGTCTGCATATCTGGACGGGAAAATTCGTAATCTGCTTTATCTGACGGAATACGACAAACGCTCCGGGCTTGCATATGTAAGGATGGGAAGGGATAATGGGCCGCTGCAGGAAATATACGAGTATACAGCTGCCTCGTTTCTTGTTAAGAGCCTTGAAGGCGCATGGATCTATGCAAGGCTGGCCGGGCGAATGAACAGGCCGGAATTCCTTTCCTGTGCCGAAGGCATAGGCCGGTTTTTTCTCCGCGGTGAGGTTCTTCCCGGCGTGCATCAGGATTGCCGCGATCTCCGGAACGGCGAATGGGGCGGCTACCTCGGGATTTCCGAAAACGATGAATACAGAAATCTTGTAAACGCCAGGTGCAACGGCGAGTCAATGAGCGGTTATATCAAGCTATATGAAAGTCTTTTAAAACAAGGCAGGAGTGTCCCCGAGTTTTTACAGCTCCCGCTGCGGGTTGCGGATTTCTATATAGATAACCAGCTGCGCGGTGATTCAGACGGTTCTTTCGGCAGATGGTGGTCTACAGACGGGAAACCAGTAAATCCTCTTGGGACTAACGGGGCCTACATCGTATCGTTTCTTCTTCTGCTAGAACCTTACTATAAAGATTCGCAGAGGCTGAATGATGCTGTCGACAGGGCGGCCCGTTATTATGCAGGTCTTGCGGATTCCGGCGACTTCTTTGGCGATACGTTGGATGCGGATGCGTACGACAAGGAATCGGGAGTTTCCCTGCTTTCTATGTTTCTGGATCTGTATGAAAGGGACGGGGCCAGGAAATGGCTGGACTACGCCGTAAAGGCGGCGGATTACATTCTTACATGGGTCTGGCAGTATGATATAGTTTTTCCGGCCGGAACCCCTCTGGCGGAGGCTGAATTCCGGACAACTGGCATGACTTCCGTTTCGGTTGCTCACCACCACCTGGATTTCTACGGGATGTCTATTGGTTACGATTTTCTGCGTCTGTGGGAAGCCTCGGGAACAGACATATACCGTAAAAACGCTCTTATGATGATTAATGCCTGTAGACAGCTTGCAGGGGAAGGTCTTCGCGGAAGCCCTGCAGCAGCGGGGGCGGACGGGTGGCAGCCGGAGCAGATAAATCACACAAACTGGGATTATTTCAACCGCGTTGACCGTTCCAAGGGTTTTTACGATATCTGCATAGCCTGGGTTACCGTTCTGGGGCTGGGTGCCTGGCTTAAAATCGAGAAGCGTTTCCCTGAAGTCTTCAGGGAAACAAGGGAGGATTGA
- a CDS encoding LacI family DNA-binding transcriptional regulator, whose amino-acid sequence MNVKLADIARVTGFSINTVSRALRGDSRISGQTSRLICSKAEEMGYIRNEVAGSMRSSRTNTIGVVSADSSNPFFAEVLLGIEDAARKMNYSILLINTEEQAENEYDAVKLLIGRQVDGLIIIPVFDDPKNLSMYESLGIPYIFAGRRVKGLEAHSILHGDEEGSSEVFSYLLETGHERIFYLAGPDRISNSVDRLEGMKRAFREKGRAFDADLVVETRGHIDDGYSEMNRALNKGLEFTAVACFNDLIAMGVLKSLYENGLCVPEDIEVFGYDNLNMAQYMQPRLSSVDVPKARLGQAAVEELMLHIEDGNRPYNTLEMKPRLVFRETTKR is encoded by the coding sequence ATGAATGTAAAACTTGCGGATATCGCCCGTGTTACGGGTTTTTCGATAAATACTGTATCAAGAGCCCTGAGGGGCGATTCACGAATCAGTGGGCAGACCAGCAGACTGATCTGCAGCAAAGCGGAAGAGATGGGATACATCAGAAATGAGGTTGCCGGAAGCATGCGTTCCAGCAGGACCAATACAATCGGGGTTGTGTCCGCTGATTCCTCCAACCCGTTCTTTGCGGAAGTCCTTCTTGGAATAGAGGATGCAGCCCGAAAGATGAATTACAGTATCCTGCTTATCAATACTGAGGAGCAGGCAGAGAACGAATATGATGCAGTCAAGCTTCTTATCGGCCGGCAGGTGGACGGTCTTATTATTATTCCCGTATTTGACGATCCTAAAAACCTGAGTATGTATGAATCGCTGGGCATTCCGTACATCTTTGCGGGAAGGCGCGTCAAGGGGCTTGAGGCACACTCGATTTTGCACGGAGATGAAGAGGGTTCCTCGGAGGTGTTCAGTTATCTGCTGGAAACCGGCCACGAAAGGATTTTTTATCTTGCAGGGCCGGACCGAATAAGCAATTCGGTCGACAGGCTGGAAGGCATGAAGAGGGCTTTCAGGGAAAAAGGGCGGGCCTTTGATGCAGACCTTGTTGTTGAGACAAGGGGGCATATAGACGACGGCTATTCGGAGATGAACCGGGCGCTGAACAAAGGTCTGGAATTTACGGCAGTCGCATGTTTCAACGATTTGATTGCGATGGGTGTGCTGAAGTCGCTCTATGAAAACGGATTGTGCGTACCGGAGGATATTGAGGTTTTCGGTTACGATAATCTGAATATGGCGCAATACATGCAGCCCAGACTCAGTTCCGTTGATGTTCCCAAAGCCAGGCTGGGACAGGCTGCTGTAGAGGAGCTTATGCTGCATATTGAAGACGGAAACAGACCGTATAATACCTTGGAGATGAAACCGAGGTTGGTTTTCAGGGAAACTACCAAAAGGTAG